One Pectobacterium colocasium DNA segment encodes these proteins:
- the metG gene encoding methionine--tRNA ligase, translating into MTQVAKKILVTCALPYANGSIHLGHMLEHVQADIWVRYQRMRGNQVHFICADDAHGTPIMLKAQQMGIAPEQMIAAMSQEHQQDFAGFNISYDNYHSTHSEENRELSGLIYRRLKENGFIKNRTISQLYDPEKGMFLPDRFVKGTCPKCKAADQYGDNCEVCGATYSPTELIEPKSVVSGATPEMRDTEHFFFDLPAFSEMLQAWTRSGALQEQVANKMQEWFDSGLQQWDITRDAPYFGFEIPDAPGKYFYVWLDAPIGYMGSFKNLCDRRGDLNFDDFWKKDSDADLYHFIGKDIVYFHSLFWPAMLEGSGFRKPTNLFVHGYVTVNGAKMSKSRGTFIKAGTYLQHLDADCLRYYYAAKLSSRIDDIDLNLEDFVQRVNADIVNKVVNLASRNAGFINKRFDGKLADQLADAELYKTFTDAATSIAEAYSSRESGRAIREIMALADIANRYVDEQAPWVVAKEEGRDADLQAICSMGINLFRVLMTYLKPVLPALAQRTEAFLNTELSWDAITAPLLSHQVSPFKALFNRIDLDKVNAMVDASKEDMVTAQKVVSGPLADNPVQDTISFDDFAKVDMRIALIKQAELVDGSDKLLRLTLDLGGETRQVFSGIREAYPDPAKLEGRLTVMVANLAPRKMRFGISEGMVMAAGPGGKDIFLLSPDSGAQPGMQVK; encoded by the coding sequence ATGACTCAAGTCGCAAAGAAAATCCTGGTAACGTGCGCGCTGCCTTACGCTAATGGTTCGATTCACCTCGGTCATATGCTTGAACACGTTCAGGCTGATATTTGGGTTCGTTACCAGCGAATGCGCGGCAACCAGGTTCACTTTATCTGTGCGGACGACGCCCACGGCACGCCAATCATGCTGAAAGCACAGCAGATGGGGATTGCGCCAGAACAGATGATTGCGGCAATGAGTCAAGAGCATCAACAGGACTTTGCCGGTTTCAATATCAGCTATGACAACTACCACTCCACGCATAGCGAAGAGAACCGTGAGCTGTCTGGTCTGATTTATCGCCGCCTGAAAGAGAACGGCTTTATTAAAAATCGCACGATTTCTCAGCTGTACGATCCAGAAAAAGGCATGTTCCTGCCGGATCGTTTCGTTAAAGGCACCTGCCCGAAATGTAAGGCTGCTGACCAATATGGCGATAACTGCGAAGTCTGCGGCGCGACCTACAGCCCGACAGAGCTGATCGAACCGAAGTCAGTGGTGTCTGGTGCCACGCCAGAGATGCGTGACACTGAGCACTTTTTCTTCGATTTGCCCGCGTTCAGCGAGATGCTTCAAGCCTGGACGCGCTCTGGCGCATTGCAGGAGCAAGTCGCCAACAAGATGCAGGAGTGGTTCGATTCTGGTCTGCAACAGTGGGACATTACCCGCGACGCACCGTATTTCGGTTTTGAAATTCCTGATGCACCGGGCAAATACTTTTATGTCTGGCTGGATGCACCAATCGGCTACATGGGGTCGTTCAAAAATCTGTGCGACAGACGTGGCGATCTGAATTTTGATGATTTCTGGAAGAAAGACTCAGACGCAGATTTGTATCACTTCATCGGTAAAGACATCGTTTATTTCCACAGCCTGTTCTGGCCGGCGATGTTGGAAGGCAGCGGGTTCCGTAAGCCGACGAACCTGTTCGTACACGGTTATGTCACGGTCAACGGCGCCAAGATGTCTAAATCACGCGGCACCTTCATTAAAGCAGGCACCTATCTTCAACATTTGGATGCTGATTGCCTGCGCTACTACTACGCGGCAAAACTGTCTTCTCGCATTGATGACATCGATCTTAATCTGGAAGATTTCGTGCAGCGCGTGAATGCTGACATCGTGAACAAGGTCGTAAACCTGGCATCGCGCAATGCCGGTTTTATTAACAAACGTTTTGACGGCAAACTGGCGGACCAACTGGCCGACGCCGAGCTGTACAAAACCTTCACCGACGCTGCCACGAGTATTGCGGAAGCCTATAGCAGTCGTGAATCAGGCCGTGCCATTCGTGAAATTATGGCGCTGGCGGATATCGCCAACCGCTATGTCGACGAACAAGCACCGTGGGTTGTGGCGAAAGAAGAAGGCCGGGATGCCGATCTTCAGGCCATTTGCTCAATGGGCATCAACCTGTTCCGCGTGCTGATGACATACCTGAAGCCGGTGCTGCCTGCACTGGCACAGCGGACAGAAGCGTTCTTGAACACGGAACTGAGCTGGGACGCGATCACCGCCCCGCTGCTGAGCCATCAGGTAAGTCCATTCAAAGCGCTGTTCAACCGCATCGATCTGGATAAAGTCAACGCGATGGTTGACGCCTCTAAAGAAGACATGGTCACGGCGCAAAAAGTCGTGTCCGGTCCGCTGGCGGACAATCCGGTACAGGACACGATTAGCTTTGACGATTTTGCCAAAGTCGATATGCGTATCGCCTTGATTAAACAGGCTGAATTGGTTGATGGTTCTGACAAACTATTACGTTTGACGTTGGATCTCGGTGGCGAAACCCGCCAGGTCTTCTCCGGCATCCGTGAAGCCTATCCCGATCCGGCAAAGCTGGAAGGCCGCTTAACCGTGATGGTTGCTAATCTGGCACCGCGTAAAATGCGCTTCGGCATATCGGAAGGGATGGTGATGGCTGCTGGGCCAGGTGGGAAAGATATCTTCCTGCTAAGCCCAGACAGCGGCGCTCAGCCAGGTATGCAAGTCAAATAA
- the apbC gene encoding iron-sulfur cluster carrier protein ApbC: protein MNATVPEQRPEALRAMVAGVLSTFQHPTLKNNLTTLNALRHCALLDNVLHIELTMPFVWLSGLAVLKETVSDELLRLSGAKAVEWRLTHDIATLRRVNEQAGVKGVKNIIAVSSGKGGVGKSSTAVNMALALAAEGANVGILDADIYGPSIPTMLGSASERPTSPDGQHMAPIIAHGLATNSIGYLVTDDNAMVWRGPMASKALLQLLQDTLWPDLDYLVLDMPPGTGDIQLTLAQNIPVTGAVVVTTPQDIALMDAMKGIAMFEKVSVPVLGIVENMSVHICSNCGHLEPIFGTGGAQKLAEKYHCSLLGQLPLHISLREDLDRGEPTVVSQPESEFTSLYRELAGQVAAQLYWQGAVIPGEISFRAL, encoded by the coding sequence ATGAACGCGACAGTCCCCGAACAACGCCCTGAAGCACTACGTGCGATGGTCGCCGGGGTTTTATCTACTTTTCAGCACCCGACACTGAAAAATAATCTGACGACACTCAATGCGCTGCGCCATTGTGCGCTGTTGGATAACGTGTTGCATATCGAACTGACGATGCCGTTTGTCTGGCTGAGCGGTTTGGCAGTATTAAAAGAAACGGTTAGCGATGAGCTATTACGTTTATCAGGCGCAAAGGCGGTCGAATGGCGTTTAACGCATGACATCGCTACGCTGCGGCGGGTTAACGAGCAGGCTGGTGTGAAGGGCGTGAAAAACATCATCGCCGTCAGTTCCGGGAAAGGCGGCGTCGGCAAATCCAGTACGGCGGTCAACATGGCGCTGGCATTGGCGGCTGAAGGTGCCAATGTGGGCATTCTGGATGCCGATATCTACGGTCCTTCCATTCCGACCATGCTGGGATCGGCCAGTGAGCGCCCAACCTCGCCGGACGGTCAACATATGGCTCCGATTATCGCGCATGGTCTGGCAACCAACTCGATTGGTTATCTGGTTACGGACGATAACGCGATGGTGTGGCGTGGGCCGATGGCCAGCAAGGCATTATTGCAACTGTTGCAGGATACGCTTTGGCCGGATCTGGATTATCTGGTGCTAGATATGCCGCCGGGTACGGGCGATATTCAATTGACGCTGGCGCAAAATATTCCCGTCACCGGTGCCGTCGTCGTGACGACCCCGCAGGATATCGCGCTGATGGATGCCATGAAAGGTATCGCGATGTTTGAAAAAGTCAGCGTGCCGGTACTGGGTATTGTTGAGAATATGAGCGTGCATATCTGTAGCAACTGTGGGCATCTGGAGCCGATTTTCGGTACGGGTGGCGCGCAGAAGCTGGCGGAGAAATACCACTGTTCCCTGTTAGGTCAGCTTCCGCTGCACATCTCCCTGCGTGAGGATCTTGATCGCGGTGAGCCGACGGTCGTCAGCCAGCCGGAGAGTGAATTCACGTCTCTGTACCGTGAGCTGGCGGGACAGGTTGCCGCTCAGCTTTATTGGCAGGGTGCCGTTATTCCCGGCGAAATTTCTTTCCGCGCGCTGTGA
- the udk gene encoding uridine kinase, with translation MTDQSHQCVIIGISGASASGKSLISSTLYRELRDQVGDQHIGVISEDSYYKDQSHLTMEERVKTNYDHPSSMDHSLLLKHLQMLKAGQAIEVPQYSYVEHTRKQETVHIELKKVIILEGILLLTDARLRDEMNFSIFVDTPLDICLLRRMRRDVNERGRSMDSVMEQYQKTVRPMFLQFIEPSKQYADIIVPRGGKNRIAIDILKAKISQFFE, from the coding sequence ATGACTGATCAGTCTCACCAGTGCGTCATCATCGGGATCTCAGGAGCATCCGCTTCGGGTAAAAGTCTTATTTCCAGCACCTTGTATCGAGAATTGCGCGATCAGGTTGGCGATCAGCATATCGGGGTGATATCTGAAGACAGCTATTATAAAGATCAAAGCCACCTGACGATGGAAGAGCGGGTAAAAACCAACTATGACCACCCAAGCTCAATGGATCACAGCCTGTTGCTGAAACATTTGCAAATGCTGAAAGCGGGTCAGGCGATTGAAGTCCCGCAGTACAGCTATGTTGAACATACCCGCAAGCAGGAAACGGTGCATATCGAGCTGAAAAAGGTCATTATTCTGGAAGGTATTCTGCTGCTGACGGATGCACGTCTGCGCGATGAGATGAATTTCTCTATTTTTGTTGATACACCGCTGGATATTTGTCTGTTGCGTCGCATGCGCCGTGACGTGAATGAGCGCGGACGCTCCATGGATTCCGTGATGGAACAGTATCAGAAAACCGTGCGTCCGATGTTCCTGCAATTTATTGAGCCATCCAAGCAGTACGCCGATATTATCGTGCCGCGCGGCGGGAAAAACCGTATTGCGATTGATATTTTGAAAGCCAAGATAAGCCAGTTCTTTGAATAA